The genomic region GCCCGTCTTCCAGCATGAGTACGCGCTGTCGAATTTGAAAGCGGCGGGTTATCAGCTCGCGGTCGCCTCAAACTCCGTGCGTAACAGCGTCGAAGTGATGATGGAAAAAAGTAATTTAGCGCAGTATCTCGATCTGCTGCTCAGCAATCAAGACGTCGTGAAAGGGAAACCAGATCCAGAGATTTATCTGAAGACGATGGACCGTCTCGGCAGGAAACCTCAGGAGTGCCTGGTGGTCGAGGATAATGAGCACGGCATCCGGTCGGCGACCGCCGCCGGCGCGCATGTCCTTGTGGTCAAAACAGTCCATGATGTTACGCTGGCGAACGTCACGCGCGCGATTCGCAAAGCGGAAGGAGAAACGGCGTGAATGTTCTTCTCCTGATGGCCGGCTCCAGCGACGCATTCAAAGACGCCGGTTACCTGTATCCCAAAAATCTGGTGGAAATCGACGGGCTGCCGCTGATCCAGCGCGTGATGGACAGTTTCGCGCCGCTGCGGCAAACGGATTCTCAGATGATCGGCCTAGTGCGCCGGGAAGAAAACGAGCACTATCATACGGGAGACGTCCTGCGCCTGCTGGATCCGCCGGCGACGATTCTGACTGTCCCATCGGAGACTGCCGGAGCCGCATGCACCGCGCTGCTTGCGATCGAACAGATCAACAACGATGAACCGCTGCTCATCGCGAACGGAGATCAGATCCTGACGGCCGACCTTCCGGCAATTGTGGATGATTTTCGGAATCGTGGCTTGGACGGCGGGATCGTCGTCTTCGAAGCCGTCCACCCGCGCTGGTCGTACGTGCAGTGCGACGCCGATGGATATGTCATTGAAACAGCGGAGAAGCGGCCGATCAGCAATATGGCGACGGCCGGCGTGTATTACTTCGCTCGCGGCGCCGATTTCGTCTGGGCGGCGATGGAGATGATTAAGAAAGACGCGCACGTCGAAGGCCGTTTCTTCATCTGCCCAAGCTATAACGAGCTGATTTTGCGCCAGGCCAAGATCGGCGTCAGCAAAATTCCGCGGAAGAGTTATTTCTCGCTCACCAATCCGCAGGGTGTACAGTCTTACGAGGAACATCTGCGCGAATCGCGGGAGCACTGACCACAACATGCGTCAAGAGAAACTGTCGGCGATGGTCAAGGGATGGTTTGTCGGAGATTTTGAGCCGTCTCTCTATCATACGGGCGATGTCGAAGTCGCGGTAAAGCATTACCAGGCTGGGGACGCCGAAGAGTGGCACTATCACAAAGTGGCGACGGAGCTTACCGTGGTTGTATCCGGTGAGGTGGAGATGGCGGGGAAACGCTTTCGCGAAGGAGATATCGTCGTGATTGAGCCCGGCGAAGGAACGGCGTTCCGCGCAATCACCGACGCCGTCAATGTCGTCGTCAAGCTCCCAGGCGCAAGCAACGACAAGTATCTCCAAGAGGATTCCCATGCTTAATATCGTCATCCCGATGGCCGGACGAGGCAGCCGCTTTCAAGAAGCGGGATTTACGCTTCCCAAACCATTGATCCCGGTTCTGGGAAAACCGATGATCGAGGTCGTGGTGAATAATCTGCGCCCCGCGCAGCCGCATCGGTTCATTTTTCTCTGCCTTCAGGAGCATATCGATACGCTCGGAATCGGGGAATCGCTCAAGAAGCTTGTCCCGGACTCCATTATTACATCGGTCGACCGCGTGACGGAAGGCGCGGCGTGTACAGTCCTGCTGGCGAAAGAGCATATCAATAGCGCCGACCCATTGATGATCGCTAATAGCGACCAGTGGGTAGATATCAATATTGACGATTATCTGGCAAAGCAAAACGAAGAACGAGCTGACGGCCTGATCATGACGATGTGGGCCGACGATCCAAAGTGGTCGTTCCTGCGTTTTGACGCCAGCGGCGCGCTCTGTGAAGTGGTGGAAAAGGAAGTCGTTTCCGAGGAAGCGACCGTTGGGATATATAATTTTCGTCATGGCTCCGAATTCGTCGCCGCCGCCGAATCGATGATCGCGAAAAATCTGCGTGTGAACAACGAATTTTATGTCGCCCCGGCTTATAACGAGCTA from Capsulimonas corticalis harbors:
- a CDS encoding HAD family hydrolase codes for the protein MDKIKAVIFDMDGVLIDAKDWHYDALNRALSMFGYHISRYDHLITYDGLPTMSKLEMLTMEHGLPRSLHRFLNTLKQIYTMEIVHARCKPVFQHEYALSNLKAAGYQLAVASNSVRNSVEVMMEKSNLAQYLDLLLSNQDVVKGKPDPEIYLKTMDRLGRKPQECLVVEDNEHGIRSATAAGAHVLVVKTVHDVTLANVTRAIRKAEGETA
- a CDS encoding glycosyltransferase family 2 protein yields the protein MNVLLLMAGSSDAFKDAGYLYPKNLVEIDGLPLIQRVMDSFAPLRQTDSQMIGLVRREENEHYHTGDVLRLLDPPATILTVPSETAGAACTALLAIEQINNDEPLLIANGDQILTADLPAIVDDFRNRGLDGGIVVFEAVHPRWSYVQCDADGYVIETAEKRPISNMATAGVYYFARGADFVWAAMEMIKKDAHVEGRFFICPSYNELILRQAKIGVSKIPRKSYFSLTNPQGVQSYEEHLRESREH
- a CDS encoding cupin domain-containing protein gives rise to the protein MRQEKLSAMVKGWFVGDFEPSLYHTGDVEVAVKHYQAGDAEEWHYHKVATELTVVVSGEVEMAGKRFREGDIVVIEPGEGTAFRAITDAVNVVVKLPGASNDKYLQEDSHA
- a CDS encoding glycosyltransferase family 2 protein, encoding MLNIVIPMAGRGSRFQEAGFTLPKPLIPVLGKPMIEVVVNNLRPAQPHRFIFLCLQEHIDTLGIGESLKKLVPDSIITSVDRVTEGAACTVLLAKEHINSADPLMIANSDQWVDINIDDYLAKQNEERADGLIMTMWADDPKWSFLRFDASGALCEVVEKEVVSEEATVGIYNFRHGSEFVAAAESMIAKNLRVNNEFYVAPAYNELIEAGKKIVYYNVGKEADGMYGLGIPSDLRKFEQLEVARRATA